The following are from one region of the Variovorax sp. V213 genome:
- a CDS encoding ABC transporter permease produces the protein MTSITEPAVPADVPMDAADVAPSEAMLRAHEDKLHRRESMLRIAVPAGIVTLLLLAWEWMVRANNIPHYILPAPSLILRTLFDNWGSLSSALWFTVKLTLLALGAAIVGGVLLAIAFALFKWVEIGLFPIAVILQVTPIIAIAPLILIYVSSTTAALLLCAWIVAFFPILSNTVIGLKSADSNLRDLFQLYKASPWQTFRYLLAPSALPYFMAGLKIAGGLSLIGAVVAEFTAGTAGKETGLASRILESSFRTEIPMMFAALLLVSLLGIVIFIVFAALSRLVLGHWHESEMRRER, from the coding sequence ATGACATCGATCACTGAGCCCGCCGTGCCGGCCGATGTGCCGATGGATGCGGCCGACGTCGCGCCCTCCGAAGCGATGCTGCGTGCGCACGAAGACAAACTGCACCGGCGCGAATCGATGCTGCGCATCGCGGTGCCGGCCGGCATCGTCACCCTGCTGCTTCTGGCGTGGGAATGGATGGTTCGCGCCAACAACATTCCGCATTACATCCTGCCCGCGCCATCGCTCATCCTGCGCACCCTGTTCGACAACTGGGGCTCGCTCTCCAGCGCGCTGTGGTTCACGGTGAAGCTCACGCTGCTCGCGCTCGGTGCCGCCATCGTGGGCGGCGTGCTGCTGGCGATTGCGTTCGCGCTCTTCAAATGGGTGGAGATCGGCCTGTTCCCGATCGCGGTGATCCTGCAGGTGACGCCGATCATCGCAATTGCGCCGCTGATATTGATCTACGTGTCCAGCACCACGGCGGCGCTGCTGCTGTGCGCGTGGATCGTTGCCTTCTTCCCGATCCTGTCGAACACGGTCATCGGGCTGAAAAGCGCGGACAGCAATCTGCGCGATTTGTTCCAGCTCTACAAGGCCTCGCCGTGGCAGACCTTCCGCTACCTGCTCGCACCCAGCGCGCTGCCGTACTTCATGGCGGGCCTGAAGATCGCGGGCGGCCTGAGCCTGATCGGCGCGGTGGTGGCCGAGTTCACGGCCGGCACCGCAGGCAAGGAGACGGGCCTCGCCTCGCGCATTCTCGAATCGAGCTTTCGCACCGAGATCCCGATGATGTTCGCGGCGCTGCTGCTGGTGTCCCTGCTCGGCATCGTGATCTTCATCGTGTTCGCGGCCCTGTCGCGCCTCGTGCTCGGCCATTGGCATGAAAGCGAAATGCGCCGTGAACGCTAG